From Clostridia bacterium:
AGAATGGAAAAGGGATGACTCAGGTCGTATCATACCTGTTGAAATTCCAGGATCTGAAAAGGTATATCCCGCACAGCTTGTACTCCTTGCAATGGGCTTCCTCGGGCCTGAAGATACAGTTCTGAAGCCTCTGGGAGTAGAGCAGGATGCTCGCTCCAATGTTAAAGCTGATTACGGCAAATTTGAAACAAATGTAAAAGGCGTCTTCTCAGCAGGAGATATGCGCCGCGGTCAAAGCCTTGTCGTATGGGCAATAAATGAAGGAAGGGCTGCAGCAAGAGAATGTGACAAGTACCTGATGGGATATACAAATTTACCATAGCATACTCGCGCTTATATTGTTGCGCTATTATGGCATAGTATTAAACCCCGTATTTAGGATCAAAGAAAGCCGGTCTACACCGGCCTGCTTTGATCCTTTTTCTTTATTCACACTATAGCCTTTACCCGCAGGTTGATTTTTTCCTTCTCTATCTCCCCATCCTTGATGAAAATAACTCTATCCGCATGCTCTGCCGCTTTTGGGTCATGGGTTACCATTACAACTGTTCTCCCCTCTTCATCACAGAGCCTGCGCAGTAGCGAAAGTATCTCCTCTGATGTCTTTGAGTCCAGATTCCCTGTAGGTTCATCTGCAAGAATCAATTTAGGCTCGTTTATCAACGCTCTCGCTATGGCTACCCTCTGCTGCTGTCCACCCGATAATTGGGACGGACGGTGATGGCGTCTCTCCCCCAACCCTACCAGATTGATTATCCGGTTCAACCGGTCGGTATAGTCTAATATTCTTTGTCCATCCAGATTTATCGGCATCATTATATTTTCTTCTACATCCAGTACAGGGATAAGGTTATAAAACTGGAAAATGAAACCCATTTCCCTTCTTCTGACCTTGCTTATTTCCATATCATTAAGGGTACTTATGTCCCTGCCTCCGAGGAAGATATTACCCCCACTTGCCTGATCCAGCCCTCCAAGCAAATATAGAAGCGTACTTTTACCTGAACCTGATGGTCCCATTATAGCGACAAATTCTCCCTCATTTATCTCAAGGTTAACTCCCCTTAACACACGCAGCGGTACTTCTCCTGTATTAAAGTCCTTAATCAAGTTCTCCGTTCTTAAAATAACCATAATAATTCTCCTATTTCTCCTGTATAACCTTTACAGGAGTTCCTGATTTTAAACTTTCAGAGCTGTTGTATATTACCTTGCTTTTTTCAGCTATTCCATCCTTATTTTCCTTTATCCCTGCATAAAGCTCTGACTCTATGATTATGTCAACTCCAATTTCCCTAGCCACACCATTTTCAACGACATATACGAATTTTTTACCCTCTTTGTCTTCCTTTACAGCATCGTTTATTACCGAAAGTACATTTTTCATACTTTTAGTCTGGATCTTTATATCTACGTTAAATCCTGGCTTAAGAATTGTACCTTTGCTAACTACCTGAATTTCTACATCTACTACTGTCTGTTCCGTTTTATCTACTACCTCTTTTTTTGCTACAGGAGCTATACTTTTTACTGTTCCTTCATACTTTTCCGGATCTATGGAATCCCCCGAAATTTCCACTTTATTTCCTATTTTTATATCTTTTATATCACTTTCAGAAATCTTTGCATTTATTATAAGCTCGCTTAGATTTACTATACTGAAAGCAGCTTCATTTACTTTTGTATAATCACCTTCGTTTATTCCTATAGAAGCAATACAACCGTCTGCAGGAGCTATAACCTTACCGCTTTCTATATCTACATCCTTAATATTTTCTTCCAGCTCTTTTACCTTTAGTTCAGCTACAGATACCCTGTTTTCCTGCATATCTATCTGCGCCCTTTTATCTCCCGCAGCTCGTGATTTATCTTCATTTGCATTTTTGAGCTCTTTTTCAAG
This genomic window contains:
- a CDS encoding ABC transporter ATP-binding protein → MVILRTENLIKDFNTGEVPLRVLRGVNLEINEGEFVAIMGPSGSGKSTLLYLLGGLDQASGGNIFLGGRDISTLNDMEISKVRRREMGFIFQFYNLIPVLDVEENIMMPINLDGQRILDYTDRLNRIINLVGLGERRHHRPSQLSGGQQQRVAIARALINEPKLILADEPTGNLDSKTSEEILSLLRRLCDEEGRTVVMVTHDPKAAEHADRVIFIKDGEIEKEKINLRVKAIV
- a CDS encoding efflux RND transporter periplasmic adaptor subunit, with product MKKGKLIAIVLVCVVLAGAAGYAVMAKGESSVDVKVFNARKDDILSTVSATGVVKEQSSSNVYINTPFKVTKVNVEKGENVKKGDVLAELDTASVRIQLQQAKVSYSNEKISLENLRKNTGIMSTLQAENAVDSAKMEIRQKQVLKNEAQKNYENSKSLLDTGSISKSDLDKSKQAYDSAVIDLEAANLKLVSLEKELKNANEDKSRAAGDKRAQIDMQENRVSVAELKVKELEENIKDVDIESGKVIAPADGCIASIGINEGDYTKVNEAAFSIVNLSELIINAKISESDIKDIKIGNKVEISGDSIDPEKYEGTVKSIAPVAKKEVVDKTEQTVVDVEIQVVSKGTILKPGFNVDIKIQTKSMKNVLSVINDAVKEDKEGKKFVYVVENGVAREIGVDIIIESELYAGIKENKDGIAEKSKVIYNSSESLKSGTPVKVIQEK